The Winogradskyella schleiferi genome has a window encoding:
- a CDS encoding SulP family inorganic anion transporter: MKDFFKHIKGDAFGGITAGIVALPLALAFGVSSGLGPSAGLYGAIFISFFAALFGGTNTQISGPTAPMTAVSMVVIAGIIAANDGSVEKALPAILTVFLLAGFIQIGLGAIGLGKYIRYIPYPVVSGFMTAIGVIILVTQILPAVGYYPKEDVDLVSQFKPQAEELILENILKEEAGEGILVLEDFEETIRRAQLTTEDDIGKESQTLAKSASSGVLGTIKVLPRALKNINWLELILALSTIFIVYGFKRITTKIPSALVALIVVSGVAYGFGLDYRPIEEIPTGLPVPRMEIFTSFSLASITPYIFTAITLALLGAIDSLLTSVVADNMTKTKHKPNKELVGQGIGNSIGAIFGGIPGAGATIRTVVNINSGGKTRLSGMIAGVLLLVILLALGPVASEIPAAVLAGILITVGIGVMDYKGLKAIPSLPKDISFGPIKLSSEVLIMLVVLVLSTFWNLVYAVGIGLVIASLMFMKKIGDLTAERSDVKSLKEESWADEGGFPSNLREEVFIKHVKGPLFFGSTSDFQALTLQIPKTAQIVILRLGRMQYMDQSGLYAMEDMLQELKKDNIQVLFVGLLKQPRYMMERIDIIPDFIPNEHIFKDFKTCLQWVRSNVKDVN, from the coding sequence ATGAAGGACTTTTTCAAACATATTAAAGGCGATGCTTTTGGTGGAATTACAGCAGGTATTGTAGCATTACCTTTAGCACTGGCTTTCGGTGTTTCTTCAGGTTTAGGACCAAGTGCGGGTTTATATGGCGCTATATTCATAAGTTTCTTTGCGGCATTATTTGGTGGTACCAATACACAAATATCTGGTCCAACCGCACCAATGACCGCTGTAAGTATGGTCGTCATTGCTGGTATAATTGCGGCAAATGATGGTAGTGTAGAAAAAGCGCTTCCAGCAATATTAACCGTATTTTTATTGGCAGGTTTTATACAAATAGGACTTGGAGCCATTGGTTTAGGTAAATATATTCGATATATTCCTTATCCCGTTGTTTCTGGTTTTATGACCGCCATTGGCGTTATTATCTTGGTCACACAAATTTTACCTGCAGTTGGTTATTATCCTAAAGAAGATGTTGATTTAGTCAGTCAGTTTAAGCCACAGGCAGAAGAATTAATTTTAGAGAATATTTTAAAGGAGGAAGCCGGAGAAGGTATTCTCGTACTAGAAGATTTTGAAGAAACTATTAGACGTGCCCAGCTCACAACCGAAGATGATATTGGAAAAGAATCCCAGACGTTGGCAAAGTCCGCAAGTTCGGGTGTTTTAGGGACGATTAAAGTATTGCCAAGAGCTTTAAAAAACATCAATTGGTTAGAGCTCATTTTAGCGCTATCGACGATATTCATAGTTTATGGTTTTAAACGCATCACTACTAAAATACCAAGTGCTTTGGTGGCATTGATTGTAGTCTCTGGTGTAGCTTACGGGTTCGGATTGGATTATAGACCTATTGAGGAAATCCCAACAGGATTGCCAGTACCTCGTATGGAAATTTTTACAAGCTTCAGTCTAGCATCTATAACACCTTATATTTTTACAGCGATTACTTTGGCATTATTAGGTGCTATTGATTCACTATTAACTAGTGTGGTTGCCGATAATATGACCAAAACCAAGCACAAGCCTAACAAGGAATTGGTTGGTCAAGGAATTGGTAATAGTATTGGTGCGATATTCGGAGGTATTCCTGGAGCAGGAGCAACTATTCGTACGGTTGTTAACATCAATTCTGGTGGAAAAACAAGATTGTCAGGGATGATTGCAGGCGTTTTATTGCTTGTCATTCTTTTGGCTTTAGGCCCTGTAGCATCTGAGATTCCTGCCGCAGTATTAGCGGGAATTTTGATTACGGTAGGAATTGGAGTGATGGATTATAAGGGGTTAAAGGCGATTCCTTCACTACCAAAAGACATTAGCTTCGGGCCGATTAAACTGAGCTCAGAAGTATTGATAATGCTGGTTGTTTTGGTATTATCTACATTCTGGAATTTAGTTTATGCGGTAGGTATCGGATTGGTTATTGCCTCATTGATGTTCATGAAAAAAATAGGGGATTTAACGGCAGAACGCTCAGATGTAAAATCATTAAAGGAAGAATCGTGGGCAGATGAAGGTGGTTTTCCTTCAAATTTAAGAGAAGAAGTTTTTATAAAACATGTTAAGGGGCCTTTATTCTTTGGTTCTACTAGCGATTTTCAAGCCTTAACGTTGCAAATTCCTAAAACAGCACAAATAGTTATTCTAAGGTTAGGACGCATGCAGTATATGGATCAATCAGGTCTTTATGCCATGGAAGATATGCTTCAAGAATTGAAAAAGGATAATATACAAGTATTGTTTGTAGGGCTCTTAAAACAACCGCGTTACATGATGGAGCGAATTGATATCATTCCAGACTTTATTCCTAATGAACATATTTTTAAAGATTTTAAAACCTGTCTGCAATGGGTTAGGTCTAACGTGAAAGATGTAAATTAG
- a CDS encoding carbonic anhydrase, producing the protein MDIENVFKNNNKWIKDKLAVDANYFEELGKGQNPELLFIGCSDSRVTAEELMGMGPGEVFVHRNIANMVSGIDLNAMSVVEYAVSHLQVNHVVVCGHYACGGVKAAMQSADLGVLNGWLRNIRDVYRIHRDELNAIQDEEKKYDRLVELNVKEQCVNLIKTAAIQKAFRARGLKVHGWVFDVHTGKLIDLKIDFEKYLKNIMEIYHLD; encoded by the coding sequence ATGGATATAGAAAATGTCTTTAAGAATAACAATAAATGGATTAAAGACAAATTAGCTGTCGATGCCAATTATTTTGAAGAATTAGGAAAAGGACAAAACCCTGAGTTGTTATTTATCGGTTGTTCCGATAGTAGAGTAACGGCTGAAGAATTAATGGGAATGGGACCTGGAGAAGTTTTTGTACATCGTAACATTGCTAATATGGTTTCTGGTATTGATTTAAATGCCATGTCTGTAGTGGAATATGCGGTATCGCATTTACAAGTGAATCATGTAGTCGTTTGTGGCCATTATGCATGTGGAGGTGTAAAGGCAGCCATGCAATCTGCAGATTTAGGTGTGTTGAACGGCTGGTTACGCAACATTAGGGATGTCTATAGAATTCATCGAGATGAATTAAATGCGATTCAGGATGAAGAAAAAAAGTACGATCGTCTGGTTGAATTGAATGTAAAAGAGCAATGTGTTAATTTAATAAAAACAGCAGCTATACAAAAAGCCTTTAGAGCTAGAGGATTAAAAGTTCATGGTTGGGTATTCGATGTACACACCGGAAAACTCATTGATTTAAAAATAGACTTTGAAAAATATCTAAAGAATATTATGGAAATCTATCATTTAGATTAA
- a CDS encoding CvpA family protein, whose product MSIIDIILAALLLFGFIRGLFKGLFVEVASLVALVLGVYGAIHFSYFTSGFLESKVDWNEKTINIVAFAITFVVIVLAIGLAGKALTKLADFAALGIINKLAGGVFGALKIGLILSVILIVFHKMNNTLPFMEKEDLEESMLYKPVKSLAPMIFPNLIKSEDEPLIREKEA is encoded by the coding sequence ATGAGTATTATTGATATTATTTTAGCTGCCTTGTTGTTATTTGGCTTTATTAGAGGCTTATTCAAAGGGCTGTTTGTCGAAGTAGCTTCACTTGTTGCTTTAGTTTTAGGTGTTTATGGTGCTATTCATTTTAGTTATTTTACTTCGGGTTTTTTGGAATCTAAAGTGGATTGGAACGAAAAAACCATCAACATCGTCGCTTTTGCCATCACTTTTGTTGTTATTGTTCTTGCTATTGGTTTAGCAGGAAAAGCATTGACTAAACTTGCCGATTTTGCGGCATTGGGTATCATAAATAAACTCGCAGGCGGTGTTTTTGGTGCACTTAAAATAGGATTGATTTTAAGTGTTATATTAATTGTTTTTCATAAAATGAACAATACCTTGCCTTTTATGGAAAAAGAAGATTTAGAAGAAAGCATGCTTTATAAGCCCGTAAAATCTTTAGCGCCTATGATTTTTCCAAATTTGATTAAGAGTGAAGATGAACCTTTGATTAGGGAGAAGGAGGCTTAA
- the pheS gene encoding phenylalanine--tRNA ligase subunit alpha, with protein MIDKIKELIAEAEAFKAESKEEVEAFRIKYLGSKGVLKEFYGELKNVANDQKREFGQIINELKNTAEAKVNTLKEALESQEEDKGIYGDLSRPGEPIAIGARHPISIVKNEIIDIFSRIGFNVSEGPEIEDDWHNFTALNLPEYHPARDMQDTFFIQTNPDILLRTHTSSVQVRYMENNKPPIRTISPGRVYRNEAISARSHCFFHQVEGLYIDKDVSFADLKQTLQYFTTEMFGKSKIRLRPSYFPFTEPSAEVDVYWGLETETDYKITKGTGWLEIMGCGMVDPNVLENCGIDSKEYSGFAFGMGIDRIAMLLNQISDIRLLSENDVRFLEQFKSAL; from the coding sequence ATGATAGACAAGATAAAAGAACTCATAGCAGAAGCAGAAGCTTTTAAAGCAGAATCCAAGGAAGAGGTGGAAGCCTTTAGAATAAAATACTTAGGTTCAAAAGGGGTGTTGAAAGAGTTTTATGGCGAATTAAAAAACGTTGCGAATGATCAAAAACGAGAATTCGGGCAAATAATTAATGAGCTTAAAAATACAGCAGAAGCTAAAGTCAATACCTTAAAAGAGGCTTTAGAAAGTCAAGAAGAAGACAAAGGTATTTATGGCGATTTGTCGCGTCCAGGAGAACCGATTGCCATTGGAGCACGCCATCCTATTTCTATTGTCAAAAATGAAATCATCGATATATTTTCGCGTATTGGATTTAACGTAAGTGAAGGTCCTGAAATTGAGGACGATTGGCACAACTTTACAGCATTGAATTTGCCAGAATACCATCCTGCAAGAGATATGCAGGATACGTTTTTTATTCAAACCAATCCAGATATTTTATTACGTACACATACCAGTTCGGTACAAGTGCGTTACATGGAAAACAATAAACCACCTATCAGAACTATTTCGCCAGGTCGTGTGTATAGAAATGAAGCGATTTCTGCACGTTCGCACTGTTTCTTCCATCAAGTGGAAGGTCTTTACATTGATAAAGATGTTAGTTTTGCAGATTTAAAACAAACACTTCAATATTTTACTACTGAAATGTTCGGGAAATCCAAAATTAGATTGCGTCCATCGTACTTCCCGTTTACGGAACCAAGCGCTGAGGTCGATGTATATTGGGGACTGGAAACTGAAACCGATTATAAAATCACTAAAGGAACCGGTTGGTTAGAGATTATGGGTTGCGGAATGGTAGATCCTAATGTTTTGGAAAACTGCGGCATTGATTCTAAGGAATATTCTGGTTTTGCTTTCGGAATGGGAATTGATCGTATTGCAATGCTATTGAACCAGATTAGTGATATCCGTTTGTTGAGTGAGAATGATGTACGGTTTTTGGAGCAGTTTAAATCGGCTTTATAA
- a CDS encoding GIY-YIG nuclease family protein, producing MSKVNAAHNYYVYNITNKNKTVLYIGVTNNLADRLFYHNNPEAHSKSFSHKYKCKHLIYCEHFSNVESAIDREKQLKKWNRTKKEFLINLKNPNCDFLNSTI from the coding sequence TTGTCAAAAGTTAATGCAGCACATAATTATTACGTATATAATATAACCAATAAAAACAAAACGGTACTTTATATAGGTGTTACCAATAATTTAGCTGACAGACTTTTCTACCACAATAATCCAGAAGCGCATTCCAAATCTTTTTCTCATAAGTATAAATGCAAACATCTTATATATTGTGAACATTTCTCGAATGTAGAATCAGCTATTGATAGGGAAAAACAGTTGAAAAAGTGGAACAGAACGAAGAAAGAATTCTTGATTAATTTAAAGAATCCAAATTGCGATTTTCTTAATAGTACAATTTGA
- a CDS encoding NAD(P)H-dependent glycerol-3-phosphate dehydrogenase, protein MSTTTKYAVFGAGSWATAIVKMLCENLDQVGWYMRSVYTKEHLLKEQHNPSYLSSVEFHTEQLKLSNDINEIADWADVLIFVIPSAFIHAELEKLTTDISKKTIVSAVKGIMPETGKLVGEHFHDDYNVPFENIAVIAGPCHAEEVALERLSYLTIACDDIKKAQAIADNLASDYIKTKTSDDIIGIEYAVMLKNIYAIAAGIAHGLGYGDNFQSVLMSNGIREMKRFIKKMHKMKRNINNSAYLGDLLVTGYSVFSRNRMFGNMIGKGYTVKSAQMEMNMIAEGYYATKSAHELNKKNKKKTQLPIINAVYAILYENKNPKKVFQKLVDKLD, encoded by the coding sequence ATGAGTACTACCACAAAATACGCAGTCTTTGGAGCCGGAAGTTGGGCAACTGCCATCGTAAAAATGCTTTGCGAAAATTTGGACCAAGTGGGTTGGTATATGCGTAGTGTTTATACTAAAGAGCATCTTTTAAAAGAGCAACACAATCCTAGTTATTTAAGTTCGGTGGAGTTTCATACGGAACAATTAAAACTCAGCAATGATATCAACGAGATAGCGGATTGGGCAGATGTTCTCATTTTTGTGATTCCGTCGGCTTTTATACATGCTGAATTAGAAAAGCTAACCACAGACATTAGTAAAAAAACCATAGTTTCAGCGGTAAAAGGCATTATGCCAGAAACAGGAAAATTGGTTGGTGAGCATTTTCATGATGACTATAATGTCCCCTTTGAAAATATTGCCGTTATTGCTGGTCCGTGCCATGCTGAAGAAGTGGCTTTAGAACGTTTGTCTTACCTTACCATTGCTTGTGACGATATTAAGAAAGCACAAGCTATCGCAGATAATTTAGCCAGCGATTACATCAAAACCAAAACTAGCGATGACATCATTGGTATTGAATATGCTGTAATGTTAAAAAACATTTACGCCATTGCGGCCGGAATTGCTCATGGTTTGGGGTATGGCGATAATTTTCAGAGTGTATTGATGAGTAATGGTATCCGAGAAATGAAACGTTTTATCAAAAAGATGCACAAGATGAAACGTAACATTAATAACTCAGCTTATTTGGGCGATTTATTAGTCACTGGATATTCCGTTTTTTCACGTAACCGAATGTTCGGAAACATGATTGGAAAAGGCTACACCGTAAAATCTGCACAAATGGAAATGAACATGATTGCCGAAGGGTATTATGCCACAAAAAGTGCGCACGAACTGAATAAAAAGAACAAGAAGAAAACGCAACTTCCTATAATTAATGCGGTTTACGCCATTCTTTATGAAAATAAAAATCCGAAAAAGGTGTTTCAGAAGTTGGTGGATAAGTTGGATTAG
- a CDS encoding nicotinic acid mononucleotide adenyltransferase: MKNLKLLLGFAFIATLFTSCYVEETHYVDEPPMSLNQLLNSYDLWYVDINSTQGYGETPFLQIAFTVSFDNGRMYANNNLVGFGSQGNGYGVEIGNYDAYDMILDVDHIIDGFDSFDVYQVDNNTIELYNPFNDTSYFLEGYQRSNFDYDFIFYDNIHYFLQEYEAWEKTYTSNFGALNDFDNENYIQFLSGGNDDTFRSSQDENIYNTNNIYWDFTGSYGVGDVSGNMYLKTLTLDYDFFDNEFFELSVINDSTLELLHANSGTVYEFKGRGYIQYYRNANTDGQSAKQSEEPKKRKQKTKKVENTRENKRNIQE; this comes from the coding sequence ATGAAAAATTTAAAATTACTATTAGGATTTGCATTTATCGCAACGTTATTCACGTCTTGTTATGTAGAGGAAACTCATTATGTAGACGAACCACCAATGTCGTTAAATCAGTTATTGAATTCTTATGATCTATGGTATGTGGATATCAATTCGACACAAGGTTATGGTGAAACTCCATTTTTACAGATTGCCTTTACCGTGTCATTCGATAATGGTCGTATGTATGCCAACAATAATCTGGTTGGTTTTGGAAGTCAAGGTAATGGTTATGGTGTAGAAATTGGAAATTATGATGCTTATGATATGATATTGGATGTCGATCACATTATTGATGGTTTTGATAGTTTTGATGTTTATCAAGTAGATAATAATACGATTGAATTATATAATCCTTTTAATGACACGTCTTATTTTTTGGAAGGTTACCAGCGTTCCAACTTTGATTATGACTTTATTTTCTATGATAATATTCATTATTTCTTACAAGAATATGAAGCTTGGGAAAAAACATATACTAGTAATTTTGGTGCCTTAAATGATTTTGATAACGAGAATTATATTCAGTTTTTATCTGGAGGGAATGACGATACCTTTAGAAGTTCTCAAGATGAAAATATATACAATACCAATAACATCTATTGGGATTTCACAGGTAGTTATGGCGTAGGCGATGTTTCAGGAAATATGTATCTAAAAACATTAACATTAGATTATGATTTCTTCGACAATGAATTCTTTGAACTCAGCGTTATTAATGATAGTACTTTAGAGTTGTTACACGCAAATTCTGGCACGGTTTATGAATTTAAAGGTAGAGGATACATTCAGTATTACAGAAATGCAAATACAGATGGTCAATCAGCTAAACAGTCTGAAGAACCTAAAAAGCGTAAGCAAAAAACAAAGAAAGTAGAAAATACTAGAGAAAATAAAAGAAACATTCAAGAATAA
- the lysM gene encoding peptidoglycan-binding protein LysM, which produces MGLISFIKNAGAKVFGIGKTTEEEAAEARAKAKVADEKAATEELRAEKMAAMNLVNIINDLQLHVEDLSVLVDDDIAKISGKAQDQATKEKVVLVVGNTAGIATVDDQMTVENPEPEAQFHTVVSGDTLGKIAKKYYGNAMKYPEIFEANKPMLSDPDKIYPGQVLRIPHLD; this is translated from the coding sequence ATGGGATTAATTTCATTTATTAAAAACGCCGGAGCTAAAGTATTCGGCATAGGAAAAACAACTGAAGAAGAAGCAGCGGAAGCTAGAGCCAAAGCAAAAGTAGCCGATGAAAAAGCAGCAACCGAAGAATTAAGAGCCGAAAAAATGGCTGCCATGAATTTAGTAAATATAATTAACGATTTACAATTACATGTTGAAGACCTTTCCGTATTGGTCGATGACGATATAGCTAAAATTTCTGGTAAGGCACAAGACCAAGCCACTAAAGAAAAAGTGGTATTAGTGGTAGGTAATACAGCAGGCATCGCGACAGTAGATGACCAAATGACGGTTGAGAACCCTGAGCCAGAAGCACAGTTTCATACCGTTGTAAGTGGCGACACTTTAGGTAAAATAGCAAAGAAATATTATGGAAACGCCATGAAGTATCCTGAAATTTTTGAAGCCAATAAACCAATGCTTTCTGATCCTGATAAAATCTATCCAGGACAGGTGCTACGTATTCCGCACTTGGATTAA